A genome region from Natronosalvus rutilus includes the following:
- a CDS encoding Na(+)/H(+) antiporter subunit D, protein MTATSVETLVYAYPPLLVLAAALLVLVLPRVVGYAVGALSLFGVLAVSLLVPEGQHLTTTFLGFADVQPFFVDDFSRMIGTGIGFLGGMAVVYAYSSEASRRLLALALFYVASCLGAAFAGDWLALVFMWELMAMTSTLLVWLHGDDAVRAGFRYALFHGIGGVLVLFAVTAHYAQTGTFAYEGGIADGIPTILAMVGIGVNVGFIGLHTWLPDTYPRPHIAASVFLSVFTTKTSAYVLYRAFPGDGDLALAYMGGLMAVYGATFALLQHDMRALLSYHIQAQVGYMVAGIGIASNLAVAGAMGHLFNNVLYKSLLFMAVGVIIYRTGEEDLYKLGGLWREMPLTAAAFGLGALSITAVPGFNGYISKGMILDAADPGYYGATEYQALYYLLWLGAIGTFLSFIKLGYYAFLHGENDLEVADARPGQTVAMLSVGGACLVLGVWWQGFVDFLPLIEGTAFEYPGGESHLHPYSESHLTDSALLLGISVVGFALVRKPLSKLDLADPATVVYPIGYAVGRWSTLAVTELFAAVDRAAVSFVRSGYWVGNNPVLAVERATRGLPSWLVDLEETGRTDGGRPSTLSLRATIGTSVLLITLALTVVLALVL, encoded by the coding sequence ATGACCGCCACTAGCGTCGAGACGCTCGTCTACGCCTACCCGCCCCTGCTCGTCCTGGCGGCGGCGCTACTCGTGCTCGTCCTGCCCCGCGTCGTCGGCTACGCCGTCGGCGCACTCTCGCTGTTCGGCGTCCTCGCCGTCTCCCTGCTTGTGCCGGAGGGCCAGCACCTGACGACGACGTTCCTCGGCTTCGCCGACGTCCAGCCGTTCTTCGTCGACGATTTCAGCCGGATGATTGGGACCGGCATCGGCTTCCTCGGCGGTATGGCCGTCGTCTACGCCTACTCGAGCGAGGCAAGCCGACGGCTCCTCGCACTCGCGCTGTTCTACGTCGCCTCTTGTCTCGGCGCGGCGTTCGCGGGTGACTGGCTCGCGCTGGTCTTCATGTGGGAACTCATGGCGATGACCAGCACCCTGCTGGTGTGGCTCCACGGCGACGACGCCGTCCGCGCGGGCTTTCGCTACGCGTTGTTCCACGGTATCGGCGGCGTGCTGGTGTTGTTCGCCGTCACTGCTCACTACGCCCAGACGGGGACGTTCGCCTACGAGGGCGGCATCGCGGACGGCATCCCGACGATCCTGGCGATGGTCGGCATCGGCGTCAACGTCGGCTTCATCGGCCTGCACACCTGGCTTCCGGACACCTATCCCCGCCCGCACATCGCCGCGTCGGTGTTCCTCTCGGTGTTCACCACGAAGACGAGCGCGTACGTCCTCTACCGGGCGTTCCCCGGCGATGGCGACCTTGCGCTCGCATACATGGGCGGGCTGATGGCCGTCTACGGCGCCACCTTCGCACTCCTCCAGCACGACATGCGCGCGCTGCTGTCCTACCATATCCAGGCCCAGGTCGGCTACATGGTCGCCGGCATCGGCATCGCCTCGAACCTGGCCGTCGCCGGCGCGATGGGCCACCTGTTCAACAACGTCCTCTACAAGAGCCTGCTGTTCATGGCCGTCGGCGTCATCATCTACCGCACCGGCGAGGAGGACCTGTACAAGCTCGGCGGCCTCTGGCGTGAGATGCCCCTGACCGCCGCCGCGTTCGGTCTCGGCGCGCTTTCAATCACCGCCGTTCCCGGCTTCAACGGCTACATCAGCAAGGGGATGATCCTCGACGCGGCCGATCCGGGCTACTACGGCGCGACCGAGTACCAGGCGCTGTACTACCTGCTCTGGCTCGGCGCCATCGGAACCTTTCTCTCGTTCATCAAGCTCGGCTACTACGCCTTCCTCCACGGAGAGAACGACCTCGAGGTGGCCGATGCACGGCCGGGCCAGACCGTCGCCATGCTGTCGGTGGGCGGCGCGTGTCTCGTCCTGGGCGTCTGGTGGCAGGGCTTCGTCGACTTCCTGCCGCTGATCGAGGGGACGGCCTTCGAGTATCCGGGCGGCGAGAGTCACCTCCACCCCTACAGCGAGAGCCACCTGACCGATTCGGCCCTGTTGCTGGGCATCTCGGTCGTCGGCTTCGCGCTCGTCCGCAAGCCGCTCTCGAAACTCGACCTCGCGGATCCCGCGACGGTCGTCTACCCCATCGGCTACGCCGTCGGGCGCTGGTCGACCCTCGCCGTCACCGAACTATTCGCCGCCGTCGACCGGGCCGCCGTCTCGTTCGTACGGTCGGGCTACTGGGTCGGAAACAACCCCGTACTCGCCGTCGAGCGGGCGACGCGAGGCCTGCCGTCGTGGCTCGTCGACCTCGAGGAGACGGGACGAACTGACGGCGGCCGACCCTCGACGCTCTCGCTGCGGGCGACCATCGGGACGAGCGTCCTCCTCATTACGCTCGCCCTGACGGTCGTCCTCGCGCTCGTGCTCTGA